A single window of Candidatus Binataceae bacterium DNA harbors:
- a CDS encoding DegT/DnrJ/EryC1/StrS family aminotransferase: protein MKIRMIDLAAQNQEIQHAVERGMAQVHARTSYIGGPQVAQFEQAFAQFLGVKRVVGVGSGTDALRLALIAMGVRAGDEVITVPATFIATAEAIVQAGARPVFVDVDPRTRNMSPQALRRYLEAGRWQSPNGPRAILPVHLYGLPAPMEEITALGREFNIPVLEDACQAHGARVRVGGRWMNAGAIGKAGCFSFYPGKNLGGWGEGGALATNDEELAEHVVRLRDHGRTSHYGHLDCGYNARLDTIQAVVLLAKLEHLSKWNARRRELAFSYRTLLDGALGCELPTEPEGFESCYHLFVICHPRRDLIRHDLLAHGIECGIHYPLPLHLQPALAHLGYRKGDFPVSEVLSDSILSLPMHPHLNNLEVLEVVETITETLANSAGVEPQRAQS, encoded by the coding sequence ATGAAAATCCGTATGATCGACTTGGCGGCGCAAAATCAGGAAATCCAACACGCCGTTGAGCGCGGGATGGCTCAGGTGCACGCTCGCACCTCCTACATTGGCGGTCCACAGGTGGCGCAGTTCGAGCAGGCCTTCGCTCAATTTCTCGGCGTCAAGAGGGTTGTGGGGGTGGGTAGTGGGACCGACGCGCTGCGCCTCGCGCTGATCGCGATGGGTGTGAGAGCGGGCGACGAGGTGATCACGGTGCCGGCGACCTTTATCGCTACCGCCGAAGCGATTGTGCAAGCCGGGGCACGACCAGTGTTTGTGGATGTTGATCCGCGCACCCGCAACATGAGCCCGCAAGCTTTGCGCCGCTACCTGGAGGCCGGACGCTGGCAATCGCCCAATGGGCCGCGCGCCATTCTACCCGTGCACTTATACGGCTTGCCGGCCCCAATGGAAGAAATTACCGCCCTGGGTCGCGAGTTCAACATCCCGGTGCTTGAGGATGCCTGCCAAGCTCACGGTGCACGGGTGCGCGTGGGCGGCCGCTGGATGAACGCCGGTGCAATTGGCAAAGCGGGTTGCTTCAGCTTTTACCCGGGCAAAAACCTGGGCGGATGGGGCGAAGGTGGCGCGCTGGCGACCAACGACGAGGAGCTCGCCGAGCACGTCGTACGGCTGCGCGATCACGGCCGCACTTCTCATTATGGCCATCTGGACTGCGGTTATAACGCTCGCCTCGATACCATCCAGGCGGTGGTGCTGCTGGCCAAGTTGGAGCATCTGAGCAAGTGGAATGCGAGACGTCGCGAGCTGGCCTTTTCCTATCGCACCCTGCTGGACGGAGCGCTGGGTTGCGAGCTGCCGACCGAGCCCGAAGGCTTCGAATCCTGCTACCACTTGTTTGTGATTTGCCATCCGCGCCGGGACCTGATTCGACACGATTTGCTGGCGCACGGTATCGAGTGCGGCATCCATTACCCATTGCCTCTGCATCTGCAGCCTGCGCTGGCTCATCTGGGCTACCGCAAAGGGGATTTCCCAGTCAGCGAGGTGCTCTCCGACTCCATTCTCTCCCTGCCCATGCATCCCCACCTGAACAATCTGGAAGTGCTGGAAGTGGTGGAAACGATCACCGAAACGCTGGCCAACAGTGCTGGCGTCGAGCCCCAGCGCGCGCAGAGTTAG
- a CDS encoding oligosaccharide flippase family protein, with the protein MSADSTQSATAPAAGALRRGFARGVRDNMAAEVATQAVRVGGMVLLARALEPRNFGVFRALLVLSMLVSLCNDAGICDALIQRADLRPEHTATAWWLSLGLSALCALALFAGAPLVARWMGMPELVLGMRLLCVPQMLEGSLITANARLQRELRFGVLALADVLAEVAFLATALTMLYCGHRDACLPAALAMRMAVHAVTVWVIAGPPAIARPRTRAARDFGGFAATSLGGRLVFLLSNNADYLIVGRLLGSTALGFYSIAWDLLRFIPDRLYKVAGRVAFPAFCKLQHDDHELARAYLQFFGYLARIVMPLMGCVVVAAPELLAVVYGAKWLPAALPLRLLAAGLMLAGLTVGIGPVYYTKGRPGFDLYLHGLRLLLVVAVCVGFSRFGLRGVSASMGVVEGGIGVTGCWMAASLIGVGMTRVLRAAAAGARLALLCAGCALASKWLLDAIGLSGPAALPLIGLPAAALFCWSEAGQLIDMIIVRAPRSAPSPSIQGA; encoded by the coding sequence GTGAGCGCGGATTCCACTCAGAGCGCGACGGCGCCTGCCGCTGGCGCACTACGGCGGGGCTTTGCTCGCGGCGTGCGCGACAACATGGCGGCCGAGGTAGCGACTCAAGCTGTGCGGGTGGGCGGGATGGTGCTGCTGGCGCGAGCGCTGGAGCCGCGCAACTTTGGCGTCTTTCGCGCTCTGCTGGTGCTCAGCATGTTGGTCTCGCTGTGTAATGACGCCGGCATCTGTGACGCGCTCATTCAGCGCGCCGACTTGCGGCCCGAGCACACCGCCACCGCCTGGTGGCTGAGCCTGGGGCTGAGTGCCCTGTGCGCCCTCGCGCTGTTTGCCGGCGCGCCGCTGGTGGCACGCTGGATGGGGATGCCGGAACTAGTGCTGGGAATGCGCCTGTTGTGCGTACCCCAGATGCTGGAGGGCAGTCTGATTACCGCCAACGCGCGGTTGCAGCGCGAGCTACGCTTTGGCGTCCTGGCCCTGGCCGACGTGCTGGCCGAAGTGGCTTTTCTCGCCACCGCCCTGACGATGCTCTATTGCGGCCATCGCGACGCCTGCCTGCCGGCGGCGCTAGCGATGCGCATGGCGGTGCATGCCGTCACGGTGTGGGTGATCGCCGGTCCGCCCGCAATCGCGCGTCCGCGAACCCGCGCCGCGCGCGACTTTGGCGGATTTGCCGCCACCTCGCTGGGCGGTCGGCTGGTTTTTCTGCTTTCCAACAACGCCGACTACCTAATCGTGGGCCGGCTGTTGGGCAGCACCGCTCTAGGCTTCTATTCCATCGCTTGGGACTTGCTGCGCTTTATCCCCGATCGGCTGTACAAAGTGGCAGGGCGGGTCGCGTTCCCCGCTTTTTGCAAGCTTCAGCACGACGACCACGAACTGGCCCGCGCTTACTTGCAATTTTTTGGATATCTCGCCCGAATCGTAATGCCGTTGATGGGTTGCGTGGTGGTGGCTGCTCCCGAGCTCCTGGCCGTCGTGTACGGGGCCAAATGGCTGCCCGCCGCGCTGCCCCTGCGGCTGCTAGCCGCGGGTTTGATGCTAGCCGGCCTGACGGTCGGAATCGGCCCAGTCTATTACACCAAGGGGCGCCCCGGCTTCGACCTTTACTTGCATGGCCTGCGCCTGCTGTTGGTGGTCGCGGTGTGTGTGGGGTTTTCGCGCTTTGGCCTGCGCGGAGTGAGCGCCTCGATGGGTGTGGTGGAGGGCGGGATCGGCGTGACGGGATGTTGGATGGCGGCCTCGCTGATCGGGGTTGGCATGACTCGCGTCCTGCGCGCCGCCGCCGCCGGCGCGCGCTTGGCGTTGCTGTGCGCCGGCTGCGCACTGGCCAGCAAGTGGCTGTTGGATGCGATCGGTCTTTCCGGCCCAGCGGCCTTGCCCCTGATTGGACTGCCCGCCGCCGCGCTTTTTTGCTGGTCGGAGGCCGGCCAGCTGATCGACATGATCATCGTGCGCGCGCCGCGTTCTGCGCCCAGTCCCAGTATTCAAGGGGCGTAA
- a CDS encoding GNAT family N-acetyltransferase: MAVATPAGIQMATTGLRIESYAQAHESWRQWLARSPRAGLYHGERWLELLRRVYRMPLSVAQVELTGEGQSAACVLAHPHRFFSPRAVALPFSDYAPPLTTGARAEAALLEHLAHGQWGPVELRGQSAPPPWQVSSTFALWNLDLRRPLAQLQAGLATNFRRNLKRAARALVHVEYGADSALLARFHALHSESRRRHGLPAPPARFFRVLGELFAPNNELEVWIASRAGRDLAGVVLLRSGKRLYYKWGARAGGDTFATSHLLLWQVIERAAGHCEVLDLGRADIRNVGLSRFKAELGARAEPLPYAFMPRMPRNLSAEHLSGLALLLSQLWKRLPPPLARILGGAIYGLLS; encoded by the coding sequence ATGGCTGTGGCCACCCCGGCCGGTATCCAAATGGCAACCACCGGCTTGAGGATCGAGTCCTACGCACAAGCGCACGAGAGCTGGCGCCAGTGGTTGGCGCGCAGTCCGCGGGCGGGGCTCTATCATGGCGAGCGGTGGTTGGAGTTGCTGCGGCGGGTTTATCGGATGCCGCTGTCGGTGGCGCAGGTCGAGTTGACGGGTGAAGGGCAGAGCGCGGCCTGCGTACTGGCTCATCCCCACAGATTTTTTTCTCCCCGCGCGGTGGCCTTGCCCTTTTCCGATTATGCTCCGCCGCTGACCACCGGCGCTCGCGCTGAGGCCGCGCTGTTGGAGCATTTAGCCCACGGCCAATGGGGCCCGGTCGAGCTGCGCGGCCAGAGCGCGCCGCCGCCTTGGCAAGTCAGCTCGACCTTTGCGCTATGGAACCTCGATCTCAGGCGCCCCTTGGCCCAGCTCCAGGCCGGGTTGGCAACCAATTTTCGGCGTAACCTCAAGCGCGCCGCGCGCGCCCTGGTGCACGTGGAATATGGCGCCGATAGCGCGCTGCTGGCCCGTTTCCACGCCCTGCATAGTGAGTCCCGCCGCCGCCACGGCTTGCCGGCTCCGCCGGCACGCTTTTTTCGCGTCCTAGGCGAGCTGTTCGCTCCCAACAATGAATTGGAGGTCTGGATCGCTTCTCGCGCCGGCCGCGATCTAGCCGGGGTAGTCCTGCTGCGGTCCGGTAAGCGGCTGTATTACAAATGGGGCGCGCGTGCCGGCGGTGATACCTTTGCCACCAGCCATTTGCTGCTCTGGCAGGTGATTGAACGCGCGGCCGGCCATTGCGAGGTGCTCGATCTGGGCCGCGCCGACATTCGTAACGTCGGACTTAGTCGCTTCAAAGCCGAACTTGGCGCGCGGGCCGAGCCCTTGCCCTACGCCTTCATGCCGCGCATGCCGCGCAATTTGAGCGCCGAGCATCTGAGTGGTCTGGCGCTGCTTTTGTCACAGCTCTGGAAACGCTTGCCGCCGCCGCTGGCGCGCATTTTGGGCGGCGCGATTTACGGCCTATTGTCATGA
- a CDS encoding sugar transferase, translating to MANDDLRIQKGLFALGDALAVVAAFAAALVLYDPAHTISSQLLALPTSTLGVGAAAIIGMWLVIFRSAGLYRMRAGGRSESVAVIKACSWAVALMLLGCFAVHVRISRLAFALAYALSIALVVTVRAAVRGAIRHLYANPKIGIPLVIVGFNPIAHYMCDQILDDITPFEPVGLIDPANAGRQYRGLPVWGDYARLAELAQYYPGLEVAIGLPHASGTELEQLVELCDSHHLGWWIVPSMAGSLAGGLHVELIGAVPLFGRRGSNIEGLNYVIKRGFDLAVGTLMLLIAAPIIGLAAVAIMLDDGGPIFFRQTRVGVRGQLFDIFKLRTMKAGASSSVHQEYVRNWIGGGAAAEQQAGDKCYKLAADSRVTRVGRWLRRFSIDELPQLLNVVLGQMSLIGPRPALPYELKLYAQWHRGRLEGPPGLTGLWQISGRNRLSFDEMVRLDLQYLEDWSLGRDVKILFRTLPVLLRGSGV from the coding sequence ATGGCCAACGACGATTTGCGCATTCAAAAAGGGTTGTTCGCGCTGGGCGACGCGCTGGCCGTGGTTGCGGCTTTTGCCGCCGCGCTGGTCCTTTACGATCCGGCTCATACCATCAGCAGCCAACTGCTCGCCCTTCCCACGTCTACGTTGGGAGTGGGCGCAGCGGCGATCATTGGAATGTGGCTGGTGATATTTCGCTCGGCCGGCCTTTACCGAATGCGCGCGGGCGGTCGCAGCGAATCAGTCGCGGTCATTAAGGCCTGCTCCTGGGCGGTGGCGCTGATGCTGCTGGGCTGCTTCGCGGTCCATGTGCGCATCTCGCGTCTGGCCTTCGCGCTCGCTTACGCCTTGAGCATTGCGCTGGTCGTGACGGTGCGGGCGGCCGTGCGCGGTGCGATCCGCCATCTGTACGCCAATCCCAAGATCGGCATTCCCCTGGTGATCGTCGGCTTCAATCCGATAGCGCACTACATGTGCGACCAAATCCTGGACGATATCACCCCCTTCGAGCCGGTGGGTCTTATCGATCCTGCCAACGCCGGCCGACAGTACCGCGGCTTGCCGGTTTGGGGCGACTATGCCCGGTTGGCAGAGCTGGCCCAGTATTATCCGGGGCTGGAAGTGGCGATCGGGTTGCCCCACGCCTCGGGGACAGAGCTGGAGCAACTGGTGGAATTGTGCGACTCCCATCACCTGGGCTGGTGGATCGTGCCGTCAATGGCGGGATCGCTGGCGGGTGGACTGCACGTCGAGCTGATCGGCGCGGTGCCGCTATTCGGCCGGCGGGGCTCCAATATCGAAGGGCTCAACTATGTAATCAAGCGCGGCTTCGATCTGGCGGTCGGAACGCTCATGCTGCTAATAGCCGCGCCCATCATCGGCTTGGCTGCCGTGGCGATTATGCTCGATGACGGCGGCCCGATTTTCTTCCGCCAGACCCGAGTGGGGGTACGCGGCCAGCTTTTTGACATTTTCAAGCTGCGCACGATGAAGGCGGGTGCCAGCAGCAGTGTCCACCAGGAGTACGTGCGCAATTGGATTGGCGGCGGTGCGGCGGCGGAACAACAAGCCGGAGATAAATGCTATAAGTTGGCCGCCGACAGCCGAGTTACCCGCGTCGGCCGCTGGCTGCGTCGCTTCAGCATCGACGAACTGCCGCAACTGCTCAACGTCGTGCTCGGCCAGATGAGCCTGATCGGACCGCGCCCGGCCCTGCCCTATGAACTCAAGCTTTACGCGCAATGGCATCGCGGGCGCCTGGAGGGGCCGCCGGGGCTGACCGGGCTGTGGCAAATCAGTGGGCGCAATCGGCTGTCCTTCGACGAGATGGTGCGCCTGGACCTGCAATATCTGGAGGACTGGTCGCTGGGGCGCGACGTCAAAATCCTGTTTCGCACGCTGCCGGTGTTGCTGCGCGGGAGTGGAGTGTGA
- a CDS encoding glycosyltransferase family A protein, with product MNQVLVITPARDEERLLPGLIASVVAQSVRPQHWIIIDDGSRDATGRLADGAAREQRWIEVIHLPGDSQRAAGGESAVARVLRERAAMEFDFLLRLDADLSFDAFFIAQLLDEFERDAQLGIAGPTLLEPDASGWHPVFQPAFHTRGAAKTYSRRCLRAIGPLESGLGWDTLDEARAMMAGFRTRSFAHIVARHHRPQGAAGGRWKARAAAGMAAYRAGYTPAFVLARALRQALTGAGPLGALAFVQGFFKPALRRMPRPASPELIAFIRRQQIRRLLGLASLWQ from the coding sequence ATGAATCAGGTACTGGTGATTACACCTGCCCGCGACGAGGAGCGCTTGCTCCCGGGTCTCATCGCTTCGGTAGTGGCCCAGAGCGTTCGCCCGCAGCACTGGATCATAATCGACGACGGTTCGCGGGATGCTACCGGGAGGCTGGCGGACGGCGCGGCGCGCGAGCAGCGCTGGATCGAGGTGATCCATCTACCTGGGGATAGCCAACGCGCCGCTGGGGGGGAATCAGCGGTCGCGCGGGTGCTGCGCGAGCGAGCAGCGATGGAATTTGACTTTCTGCTGCGGCTGGATGCCGACCTCAGTTTTGATGCCTTCTTCATTGCGCAACTACTTGACGAATTCGAGCGAGACGCTCAACTGGGCATCGCGGGGCCGACCCTGTTGGAGCCCGATGCCAGCGGTTGGCATCCGGTCTTCCAGCCCGCCTTTCACACCCGCGGTGCGGCCAAGACCTACTCGCGCCGCTGTTTGCGCGCCATCGGACCGCTGGAAAGTGGCCTTGGGTGGGACACTCTGGACGAAGCGCGGGCGATGATGGCGGGATTTCGCACCCGCTCCTTCGCTCACATTGTGGCCCGCCATCACAGGCCGCAAGGTGCGGCGGGTGGACGCTGGAAGGCGCGCGCGGCGGCCGGAATGGCGGCATATCGGGCCGGTTACACGCCGGCCTTCGTGCTTGCCCGCGCCCTGCGCCAGGCGCTCACCGGCGCCGGGCCGCTAGGGGCGTTGGCGTTTGTTCAGGGCTTTTTCAAACCAGCACTAAGGCGGATGCCTCGGCCGGCCTCGCCGGAATTGATCGCTTTTATTCGCCGCCAGCAGATCCGGCGGCTGTTGGGACTGGCTTCGCTATGGCAATGA